A DNA window from Cutaneotrichosporon cavernicola HIS019 DNA, chromosome: 2 contains the following coding sequences:
- a CDS encoding uncharacterized protein (zinc-binding oxidoreductase) yields the protein MSTAPARAVIQPDPAKSLLQATSLTLPSPGVDDYLIAMRGTAPCLGELTWESAYPEMFSKRIHRVPGTEGAGVVLATPANGQFKVGDAVMFRLDAWLSGTLRDYTLVPAANVARKPTSLSWTEASATPLSSLTAWQGLFEHGVLDASSIGEAKDKGKKVLVTGASGSVGMWALRFGHAAGATMVALGSGAKAADMKAAGAAEVIDYRTQSVDDWAKNNSVDQVLDCTGKDTAKVWSALKDGGRFLSMCTDPSQSKPEGKTAEVAKWYLVQPRGSDLARIADLIDANGWRPIIDSVVPFESFQAAYDKVDGGKAAGKVVITVSDE from the exons ATGTCCACCGCCCCAGCCCGCGCCGTCATCCAGCCCGACCCCGCCAAGTCGCTCCTCCAAGCCACCAGTCTCACTCTCCCTTCACCGGGAGTAGACGACTACCTGATCGCCATGCGGGGTACCGCTCCCTGTCTCGGCGAGCTGACTTGGGAATCCGCCTACCCCGAAATGTTCAGCAAACGCATCCACCGCGTCCCCGGAACAGAGGGTGCtggcgtcgtcctcgccacgcCGGCGAATGGGCAATTCAAAGTTGGCGATGCCGTCATGTTCCGCCTCGATGCCTGGCTGAGCGGCACGTTAAGGGACTACACGCTCGTTCCAGCGGCCAACGTTGCCCGTAAGCCGACCAGCCTGAGTTGGACCGAGGCGAGCGCTACGCCACTTTCGAGCTTGACTGCGTGGCAGGGATTGTTCGAGCatggcgtcctcgacgcttCCTCCATTGGAGAAGCCAAGGATaagggcaagaaggtgCTAGTCACGGGGGCTAGTGGGAGTGTGGGGATGTGGGCGCTGCGTTTTGGCCACGCTGCCGGCGCTACCATGGTCGCACTCGGGAGcggcgccaaggctgcAGACATGAAGGCTgccggcgcggccgaggtcaTTGATTATCGTACCCAGAGCGTCGACGATTGGGCGAAGAATAACTCCGTCGACCAGGTGCTCGACTGTACAGGCAAGGATACGGCCAAGGTCTGGagcgcgctcaaggacggaGGGCGGTTCCTGTCCATGTG CACCGACCCCTCCCAGAGCAAACCAGAAGGTAAGaccgccgaggtcgccaagtGGTACCTCGTCCAGCCGCGTGGCTCTGACCTCGCCCGcatcgccgacctcatcgACGCGAATGGTTGGCGCCCCATCATCGACAGCGTCGTGCCGTTCGAGTCGTTCCAGGCGGCATacgacaaggtcgacggcggcaaggCGGCTGGCAAGGTCGTTATCACCGTGTCGGACGAGTGA
- a CDS encoding uncharacterized protein (peptidase), which yields MSRFFRNPGVQWTVGVLTWIPVGVFVVRHVVGLTKVTGASMQPVFNPDLHKHPLKKDVLLLDRLSIRLGQLRRGDIVTLWSPQNPEKLMVKRVVALEGDRVYPLPPSPPRPVVIPAGHCWVEGDSTYRTIDSNTYGPVPLGLLDGRVVSVVLPFDRFGMVPNGVGKSAGRVLRPGEEYRIS from the exons ATGTCGCGTTTCTTTCGAAACCCAGGTGTGCAATGGACCGT TGGTGTCCTCACCTGGATACCCGTCGGCGTCTTCGTTGTGCGCCACGTCGTGGGCCTGACCAAGGTCACTGGTGCGAGCATGCAGCCCGTGTTCAATCCTGATCTGCACAAGCATCCGCTGAAGAAGGACGtgctgctcctcgaccgcttGAGTATACGTCTGGGACAGCTGCGGCGGGGGGATATAGTGACGCTGTG gtcCCCCCAGAACCCCGAGAAGCTCATGGTCAAGCGCGTGGTAGCGCTTGAAGGGGATAGA GTGTacccccttcctccttcacCACCGCGGCCTGTCGTTATCCCTGCTGGCCACTGCTGGGTCGAAGGTGACTCGACGTACCGCACAATCGACTCGAACACGTACGGGCCG gtccCCCTTGGGTTGCTGGACGGACGCGTCGTCTCCGTCGTTCTCCCCTTCGACCGGTTTGGTATGGTCCCAAACGGCGTGGGCAAGAGCGCGGGACGGGTACTGCGACCGGGCGAGGAGTACAGGATATCCTAG
- a CDS encoding uncharacterized protein (Integral peroxisomal membrane peroxin) encodes MDDDSVPAYIPIPLAGVPIQPPPDAGMPNGERPPAGGTPLAANATATTSTFPPPPSAPPVRKLIPTTTGLSTNVSDLVLSSLLPANLPKLPSTHPPGRARELTSQREGLGLNVMSNNFRRFVTKVGPIFWLQDRVEEVLFWQKPTWTWAWILTWTFICFQPRVLLFLPTAILLVLYTWLQERKHPVPSLFGVTLTPTPAGSMRVGGDDNPNSYSVSTAPDSDGTPVVPPKEAESSVDYFMNIQAIQNLMGLIADMFDAVTPYLTLIAGKDTSPTSFPLKPTTVVLALIPPTLIVPLTPGWAIKYLLLPMGIAPPLLFHPNFMAAIEAAPRSKRVLEARAMAEEAVMTDVLSDDLARRPISRVEVWENERLDPTAVSKTPLPPGSWSVRFLRAGERAAWVKVRQADSAWAAEEVGDEGPNMVLSLHDHWNFVPGEDWRVEVCGLWSDVGTDADGWAYSDDGWQHPSPSPKDDGTRRVTRRRRWWRRVYRDDREV; translated from the exons atggacgacgactccGTCCCGGCCTACATCCCCATTCCACTCGCCGGCGTCCCCATCCAACCCCCACCCGACGCTGGCATGCCCAACGGTGAACGACCACCAGCCGGCGGGACACCGCTGGCCGCGAATGCGACCGCGACCACGTCCACTTTCCCGCCACCGCCTagcgcgccgcccgtcCGCAAGCTCATTCCCACAACCACGGGCCTCAGTACTAACGTGTCCGACCTCGTGCTGAGCTCGCTGCTGCCGGCCAACTTGCCAAAGCTGCCGTCCACGCATCCCCCCGGTCGGGCACGCGAGCTGACGAGCCAGAGGGAGGGGTTAGGGCTCAACGTCATGAGCAACAACTTCCGGCGCTTCGTGACCAAG gttGGGCCCATCTTCTGGCTCCAGGATCGCGTGGAGGAAGTGCTCTTCTGGCAGAAGCCGACGTGGACTTGGGCGTGGATCCTCACATGGACGTTCATCTGCTTCCAGCCGCGTGtgctcctcttcctccccaccgCGATCCTGCTAGTTCTCTACACATGGCTGCAGGAGCGCAAGCATCCTGTCCCATCCTTGTTCGGCGTCACCctcacgccgacgccggcggGCTCGATGCgcgttggcggcgacgacaacCCCAACTCCTACAGCGTCAGTACGGCACCCGATAGCGACGGCACGCCGGTCGTGCCgcccaaggaggccgagtcgTCTGTCGACTACTTTATGAACATCCAGGCGATTCAGAACCTCATGGGCCTCATCGCAGACATGTTCGATGCGGTTACGCCCTATCTCACCCTCATCGCTGGCAAGGACACGTCCCCCACGTCCTTTCCCCTCAAGCCGACCACCGTTGTCCTTGCGCTCATCCCCCCTACTCTTATCGTGCCGCTCACGCCGGGGTGGGCGATCAAgtacctcctcctccctaTGGGTATCGCGccgcccctcctcttccaccCAAACTTCATGGCCGCCATCGAGGCTGCTCCTCGTTCCAAGCGGGTGCTggaggcgcgcgccatggccgaggaggcggtgaTGACGGACGTGTTGTcggacgacctcgcgcgccgcccgaTCTCTCGGGTCGAGGTGTGGGAGAACGAGCGTCTCGACCCCACCGCCGTCTCCAAGACACCCCTTCCGCCCGGCTCGTGGTCGGTGCGTTTCCTTCGCGCCGGCGAACGTGCAGCCTGGGTCAAAGTCCGGCAGGCGGACTCGGCCTGGGCggctgaggaggtcggcgacgagggcccGAACATGGTGCTGAGCTTGCACGACCACTGGAACTTTGTCCCGGGCGAAGACTGGCGCGTCGAAGTGTGTGGTCTGTGGAGCGATGTGGGTACAGACGCCGACGGCTGGGCATACTCGGATGACGGGTGGCAGCATCCTTCCCCAAGTCCGAAGGACGACGGAACGCGCCGTGtgacgcgccgccgccgttggTGGCGTCGTGTGTACCGCGACGACCGGGAAGTGTAG
- the THI80 gene encoding uncharacterized protein (Belongs to the thiamine pyrophosphokinase family) gives MEQRSPELHVSALSPGEFRAYKRYLDLLALAQARDGVAALGADGSVRFERAAVRRFAEERLGARGVDEVLSRVATSGRLSAGQVYAVFRLLAHQATGKRGTVDLVFVPVEPLPLDPDAPAPPPPRRVASISGPPNWGKSSAQSLIADWPPSPRRQDTEADSRSEPPHRSVGPPLPPRKPSVRRPGPALPPRSRVRADSTSSTASENQPTSNRESSTIMQQSFAAAANREQPRRTPTIQVLRSSERPAPPPRPNDAHEHHPPRLNDDHDHHPLPRRDDTFVSHPTRDLVKQVNRAIRESEVDPPPPPPQRVVSGTRPKPARSPASSTGTGAFTKSAEEARAKYPGLKTWPHVGLLSDRPSRQLFAMIILNQPITRRDTLMRVWYASTLRYCADGGANRLYDALEPEERERMLPTMIKGDLDSIRPEVKAYYASRGVAIKRDPSEYATDLQKNIDEVDAIEKVSGKTFSLVFLGGLSGRLDQTLHVLSTLFKLRETRRNTYVISEESLAWVLNTGVHLIEVDHASMGQTCGILPVGVSEAYVRTEGLKWNLDWVTSIMGDLSTSNHLLAHEHAVLIDTSAPIVWTVEIRQGLQIQPRSPTGVDELSRGVKELGRAVGKGMGSIGQGLNRRLSRQGLPMLANGDEGRHERHESAALVEQDTGYASHDGEADGYAQLD, from the exons ATGGAACAACGCTCACCAGAACTGCACGTCTCGGCT CTCTCGCCAGGAGAGTTCCGCGCATATAAACGTtacctcgacctcctggcgctcgcgcaggccCGAGACGGTGTGGCAGCTCTTGGCGCCGACGGGTCTGTGCGCTtcgagcgcgccgcagTCAGGCGATTCGCAGAGGAACGGCTGGGCGCTAGGGGCGTCGATGAA gtgCTCTCCCGCGTCGCGACCAGCGGGCGCCTCTCTGCAGGACAAGTGTACGCCGTCTTCCGCCTCCTAGCCCATCAGGCGACCGGGAAGCGCGGCaccgtcgacctcgtcttcgtGCCCG TCGaacccctccccctcgacCCCGATGCGCCCGCGCCCCCTCCGCCCCGCCGGGTGGCCTCTATATCAGGCCCt CCTAACTGGGGCAAGTCGTCTGCACAGAGCCTTATCGCCGACTGGCCACCGAGTCCCCGCCGGCAAGACACTGAAGCAGACTCGCGCTCTGAGCCGCCTCACCGCTCGGTCGGaccccccctccctccacGGAAGCCCAGTGTCCGCCGACCCGGCCCTGCGCTGCCGCCTCGTTCGCGCGTACGCGCAGACTCTACGTCCTCTACAGCGTCGGAGAACCAACCCACCAGTAACCGCGAGTCGTCCACCATCATGCAGCAGAGCTTTGCAGCGGCTGCCAACCGCGAGCAGCCGCGCCGCACCCCGACGATCCAGGTGTTACGCAGTTCTGAGCGGCCTGCGCCCCCTCCGCGTCCCAATGACGCGCATGAGCATCATCCTCCCCGCCTCAACGACGACCATGATCATCATCCTCTGCCACGACGCGACGACACCTTTGTCTCACATCCCAcccgcgacctcgtcaaacAGGTCAACCGCGCAATCCgcgagagcgaggtcgatcccccacccccaccgCCCCAGCGCGTCGTCTCTGGAACGAGGCCAAAACCCGCCCGCTCCCCAGCTTCTTCCACTGGTACTGGTGCCTTCACCAAGTCTGCCGAAGAGGCGAGGGCCAAGTACCCCGGTCTCAAGACGTGGCCTCATGTTGGACTGCTATCTGACCGACCATCTCGCCAGTTGTTCGCCATGATCATCCTCAACCAGCCGATCACTCGCCGTGACACACTGATGAGGGTATGGTATGCGAGTACGCTGCGGTATTGCGCCGACGGCGGAGCCAATAGGCTgtacgacgcgctcgaACCCGAAGAACGCGAGCGCATGCTGCCTACCATGATCAAGGGTGATCTTGATTCAATCCGGCCTGAAGTCAAAGCGTACTATGCGTCGCGTGGGGTGGCCATCAAACGCGACCCGTCCGAATACGCTACGGACCTGCAGAAGAAcattgacgaggtcgacgcgaTCGAGAAGGTATCTGGCAAGACATTCTCGCTTGTCTTCCTAGGCGGCTTATCCGGGAGGCTCGACCAGACGCTGCACGTGTTGTCCACGTTGTTCAAGCTGCGTGAGACACGGCGGAACACGTACGTCATCTCGGAGGAGAGCTTGGCATGGGTGCTCAACACTGGCGTTCAcctcatcgaggtcgatcaCGCGAGCATGGGTCAGACGTGCGGTATTCTTCCTGTGGGCGTGAGCGAGGCGTACGTCCGCACCGAGGGACTCAAGTGGAACCTCGACTGGGTTACGAGCATCATGGGCGATCTGAGCACGTCAAatcacctcctcgcgcatGAGCACGCCGTTCTCATCGACACATCGGCGCCTATCGTGTGGACGGTCGAGATCCGACAGGGCCTACAGATCCAACCACGTTCGCCAACAggggttgacgagctctcgcgcggcgtcaaggagctGGGGCGCGCTGTTGGCAAGGGGATGGGTTCGATTGGGCAGGGGTTGAACCGCCGCCTCAGTCGCCAGGGCCTGCCGATGCTGGCGaatggggatgaggggcGGCATGAGCGCCACGAGAGCGCAGCGCTTGTTGAGCAGGATACTGGTTATGCGTCGCATGATGGTGAGGCTGATGGGTACGCGCAGTTGGATTAG
- a CDS encoding uncharacterized protein (alpha/beta hydrolase fold): MSTLREQIAARRAVARSSPARKNPGFAPTARLDDKTVSGQVSKARHSGKLDLMSLDLPNIPADVYTDLLGIPEDELSNPPPKRDSPEGTPRKPSMPAIDTLALSDISDEDARARAFGTPPPKKPWSEPEELTSFKAGINRIKEVDIELALFGGLRTLDLNHNQLTSLPDTIADLLQLEWIDLSFNAFTAIPPALLLIPKLEVINLANNSISILDLSSPVKPSEEGLSYGTGFLISAFERRDRAPKTVLPTLRTLNLANNKLSNESLTDLAGKEQLKLRVITLSHNKLSGVLDINASGLSPSRLPELASLVLDGNSDLHDIEGDLPDGCAVKMDECGFARTGGGIGSAPPPGSPVKKPSVNGAAAYTPTPGGPSDIPNPSATVAFITHPAASFDSEPLALEMDVYVPGSASETKHPVVIWWHGGGLLQGNKENLPPHLRRMPKRPLGSKGEHAIVISPNYRLAPQAPILDVLADVDAAINFTRTKLDAVLAAKGLNARVDPDRIVLSGGSAGGYLALMAGLPVPTSIPNADVGGYRGSTGLGFTPRAIAPFYPITDLEHVFWATETDPMPWWPTGSVPDAAAQPHLNTRDPPVGFAVSGGPRSILYPYMLQHGLFPNLLFRNQRSCGHGLEGYRPNPHSMSVTTRARMLSERGVERPPIFLAYGSIDDKVQPLDESIEVLKATKGSFELEVIPGADHAYDEDPAEQCEKFAAWLEGVI; encoded by the exons aTGTCAACCCTCCGCGAGCAGATCGCGGCTCGGCGGGCCGTagcgcgctcgtcgccggccCGCAAGAATCCGGGCTTCGCGCCGACTGCCAGACTCGACGACAAGACGGTGTCAGGCCAGGTCTCAAAGGCGCGCCACAGTG GCAAGCTTGACCTCATGTCGCTCGACCTCCCCAACATCCCGGCCGACGTATATaccgacctcctcggcatccctgaggacgagctctCCAACCCTCCACCGAAGCGCGACTCGCCAGAGGGCACCCCAAGAAAGCCGAGCATGCCGGCGATTGACACACTGGCCCTCAGCGACATCAGTGATGAGGAtgcgcgcgcacgcgcctTCGGAACCCCGCCCCCCAAGAAACCATGGAGCGAGCCCGAGGAGCTCACGAGCTTCAAGGCCGGCATCAACCGCATCAAGGAGGTGGACATTGAGCTCGCTCTGTTTGGCGGGCTGCGCACCCTCGAC ctcaACCACAACCAGCTCACCTCGTTGCCGGACACCATTGCCGATCTGCTCCAGCTCGAATGGATCGACCTCTC CTTCAACGCGTTCACAGCCATTCCCCcagctctcctcctcatccccaaACTCGAGGTTATCAATCTCGCCAACAACTCTATCTccatcctcgacctctcgTCGCCCGTCAAGCCGTCAGAGGAGGGTCTCAGCTACGGCACCGGTTTCCTGATCTCTGCATTCGAGCGCCGCGATAGAGCCCCCAAGACGGTGCTCCCCACTCTCCGTACGCTCAACCTCGCAAACAACAAGCTCTCGAACGAGTCTCTCACTGACCTCGCTGGCAAGGAACAACTCAAGCTTAGAGTCATCACGCTCTCTCATAACAAGTTGAGCGGCGTGCTCGACATTAACGCGTCTGGTCTCAGTCCCAGCCGCCTTCCGGAACTCGCGagcctcgtcctcgacggaAACTCTGACCTCCACGACATTGAGGGAGACCTCCCAGACGGCTGTGCAGTCAAGATGGACGAGTGTGGTTTCGCACGcaccggcggcggcatAGGCTCGGCTCCGCCCCCTGGCTCGCCCGTTAAGAAGCCCTCAGTCAACGGTGCAGCTGCGTACACACCAACACCGGGTGGCCCATCCGACATCCCCAACccgagcgcgaccgtcGCGTTCATCACCCACCCTGCAGCGTCGTTCGACTCGGAGcccctcgctctcgagaTGGACGTGTATGTGCCCGGCTCCGCGTCCGAGACCAAGCACCCCGTCGTCATCTGGTggcacggcggcggcctgcTGCAGGGCAACAAGGAGAACCTTCCGCCGCATCTCCGGCGTATGCCTAAGCGGCCGCTCGGTTCCAAAGGCGAGCACGCGATTGTCATCTCGCCAAACTACCGTCTCGCGCCGCAGGCGCCCATCCTCGACGTTTtggccgacgtcgacgcagCTATCAACTTTACGCGTACGAAACTCGACGCGGTGCTCGCAGCCAAGGGCCTAAACGCGCGCGTGGACCCCGACCGCATCGTGCTCTCAGGCGGCAGCGCGGGCGGCTACCTGGCCCTCATGGCTGGCCTGCCCGTACCCACGAGCATCCCCAACGCCGATGTGGGCGGATACCGCGGTTCGACGGGATTGGGGTTCacgccgcgcgccatcgcccCGTTCTACCCCATCACAgacctcgagcacgtctTCTGGGCGACTGAGACCGACCCGATGCCCTGGTGGCCGACAGGTAGCGTACCGGACGCCGCTGCCCAGCCGCACCTGAACACGCGAGACCCGCCCGTCGGCTTCGCCGTGTCGGGCGGGCCCCGCTCCATCCTCTACCCGTACATGTTGCAGCATGGGCTCTTCCCGAACCTGCTGTTCCGGAACCAGCGGTCGTGCGGGCACGGACTGGAGGGATACCGCCCCAACCCGCACAGCATGAGCGTTACGACGCGTGCGCGCATGCTCTCGGAGCGCGGGGTTGAGCGGCCCCCCATCTTCCTCGCGTACGGCTCGATCGACGACAAGGTCCAGCCACTCGATGAGAGTATTGAGGTCCTGAAGGCGACCAAGGGCTccttcgagctcgaggtcattCCGGGCGCTGACCACGCGTACGACGAGGACCCCGCCGAGCAGTGCGAGAAGTTTGCGGCGTGGCTCGAGGGTGTGATCTAG
- a CDS encoding uncharacterized protein (May be involved in the degradation of misfolded endoplasmic reticulum (ER) luminal proteins), translating to MDVEQWFSAIPPVTRAWLVASAATSLLVECQVVAPLQLYFSWTSAVVKAQPWRFVTTFCYFGKVSLDLCFHLFFVMRYSRLLEENSFSNRRADYVWLLVLVMAFLMALSPLITMPFLSSSLAFALVYIWSRRNPSVKMSLFGVVTITAPYLPFCLVAFSWLLQGGFDAALGDILGILAGHTYVFLQDYWPREMWSSGQGEVVTPAILKRALGQRDRDREPERHDE from the exons ATGGACGTCGAACAGTGGTTCAGCGCCATACCCCCCGTCACGAGGGCTTGGCtcgtcgcctcggccgcgaccAGTTTGCTTGTT GAATGCCAGGTCGTCGCCCCCCTCCAGCTATACTTTAGCTGGACGTCGGCCGTCGTAAAGGCCCAACCATGGCGCTTCGTCACGACATTCTGTTACTTTGGCAAGGTATCTCTAGACCTCTGTTTCCACCTCTTCTTTGT CATGCGATACTCgcgcctgctcgaggaAAACTCCTTCTCAAACCGCCGGGCAGACTACGTCTGGCTCCTAGTGCTAGTCATGGCTTTCCTCATG GCCCTGTCGCCACTCATCACCATGCCAttcctctcctcgtcgctaGCCTTTGCCCTCGTATACATCTGGTCGCGCCGCAACCCCAGTGTCAAAATGAGCCTCTTTGGCGTCGTCAC AATCACAGCACCATACCTTCCCTTCTGCCTCGTTGCGTTCAGCTGGCTCTTACAGGGCGGCTTTGATGCTGCGTTGGGCGATATT CTCGGTATCCTCGCCGGACACACTTACGTCTTCCTGCAAGATTACTGGCCGCGTGAGATGTGGTCCTCGGGACAGGGAGAGGTCGTCACTCCCGCCATTTT aaaGCGCGCTCTGGGCCAGCGGGATCGGGATCGTGAACCCGAGCGGCACGATGAGTag
- a CDS encoding uncharacterized protein (Autophagy protein 16 (ATG16)), which produces MSTMSTLPPPEWQNVIRARLMAAQAARDPCKDIIEQYQQLAAAARELKVRNRALLRSGGGGGDGPAPLVSHLDAQLNTLRAEISGLYRTQAAAQNKQLALSDALRDRDEEVRGLREEVRQLRETRDVMTRREQNTNERLRVKDDDAKVLHDEILALQIEFSGLTQRNSALQADNASLLQRWLDKMNMTVDEMNAEFEAEASASKDEGDFRGGGKA; this is translated from the exons ATGAGCACCATGAGCACCCTCCCACCGCCCGAGTGGCAGAACGTGATCCGCGCCCGTCTCATGGCTGCGCAAGCGGCGCGTGATCCCTGCAAAGATATCATTGAGCAGT ACCAACAactcgcggcggcggcgcgtgagCTCAAGGTCCGGAACCGCGCCCTGCTGCGATCtggtggcggaggcggtGATGG ccccgcgccgctcgtgTCGCATCTAGATGCGCAGCTCAACACGCTCCGCGCCGAAATCTCGGGACTGTACCGCACGCAGGCAGCGGCACAGAATAAGCAGCTCGCCCTTAGTGACGCGTtgcgcgaccgcgacgaggaggtgcgcgggctgagggaggaggtgcgccAGTTGCGCGAGACGCGCGACGTCATGACTCGCCGCGAGCAGAATACGAATGAGCGGTTGAGGGTCAAGGACGATGATGCCaag gtcCTCCACGACGAgatcctcgccctccagATCGAGTTTAGCGGTCTCACGCAGCGGAACAGCGCGCTCCAAGCCGACAACGCGTCGCTCCTCCAGCGCTGGCTCGACAAGATGAACATGACAGTCGACGAGATGAACGCCGAgttcgaggccgaggcttCTGCCAGCAAGGACGAAGGGGATTttcgcggcggcgggaaGGCGTGA
- a CDS encoding uncharacterized protein (Transcriptional activator) — protein sequence MGRKKIEIKPLTDERNRNVTFLKRKAGLMKKAYELSVLCGVSVSILIFGANGKPYEFCSADFDTEVDRYYDYEGTIERRRAAEFEAMALAGEDASDEEDERGPKKPAVGKSLKGKESFKARRAPRALERERERERRRHREPKADDSFVGALVDEAQEPDESPTAASLNYAMSMHQAPQPAPPAVWPQYRPQPFIPFNAPTYMPSPSVNGGGGGGGGGGGGGGGGGGGWDGNMLTTYAWLQIQQAHQEQKRALLEKQQHQLLELTSRSGGHAFIRDMLGVGAGGGGSSGTGSSSSNSQEFVWPTATDAGGGPNGVSTPPDEDLIWALGGGGGGGMGGPSTVPPPGPGPGVQPLPGNMPSWRVDPPRPDERAPKRMRQ from the exons ATGGGCCGCAAGAAGATTGAGATCAAGCCGCTCACT GACGAGCGCAACCGCAATGTCACCTTTCTTAAGCGGAAAGCAGGCCTCATGAAGAAGGCGTATGAACTGAGCGTGCTCTGTGgcgtctcggtctcgatCCTTATCTTTGGCGCCAACGGCAAACCATACGAGTTCTGCAGTGCCGATTTTGACACCGAGGTTGACCGCTACTACGACTACGAGGGGACGATTGAGCGCCGTCGTGCcgccgagtttgaggcCATGGCCCTCGCAGGCGAGGATGCCAGtgacgaagaggacgagcgtGGGCCGAAGAAGCCAGCAGTTGGCAAGTCActcaagggcaaggagagcTTCAAGGCACGGCGTGCCCCACGTGCTCTggaacgcgagcgcgaaCGTGAGAGGAGGCGACACCGCGAGCCAAAGGCAGACGACAGCTTTGTTGGCGCTCTCGTTGATGAGGCGCAGGAACCCGATGAGAGCCCGACGGCCGCGTCGCTCAACTACGCAATGAGCATGCACCAGGCTCCGCAACCGGCACCCCCGGCAGTATGGCCGCAGTACCGACCACAGCCGTTTATTCCGTTCAACGCGCCTACGTACATGCCCTCTCCATCGGtcaacggcggcggcggcggcggcggcggtggtggcgggggtggcgggggtggcggcggcggatgGGACGGCAACATGCTCACCACATACGCGTGGTTGCAAATCCAGCAGGCGCACCAGGAGCAGAAGCGCGCTTTGCTCGAAAAGCAACAGCACCAGCTACTGGAGCTGACGAGCCGGAGCGGTGGGCACGCTTTCATTCGCGACATGCTCGGCGTGGGcgctggtggaggaggaagcaGTGGGACAGGGAGCAGCAGCTCGAACAGCCAGGAGTTTGTCTGGCCCACGGCAACGGACGCCGGAGGCGGCCCAAACGGCGTGTCGACGCCACCGGACGAGGACCTCATCTGGGCgctgggtggtggtggtggtggtggcatGGGCGGACCAAGCACTGTGCCTCCACCTGGCCCAGGGCCCGGCGTCCAGCCCCTGCCAGGCAACATGCCGTCCTGGCGCGTCGACCCGCCGCGACCCGACGAGCGGGCACCGAAGCGGATGCGGCAGTAG